The window AAACTGGATTCACAAACCTATACGGAAGAAACGATTAAGGAACGGATTGACAACGATATGGGCTGGCTTCAGGAAAAAGCCTTTCACCATCATGAAACGGTTTTGAATCTATCAAAACTTTTTACGATTATTCCTTTGAAATTTTGCACTTTGTACAAGAGTGAAAATAGCTTAAAGGAGTCGATTCAGTCCAATTCTTCCCGAATGGAAAGCACCTTCAATCTCATTTCCAACAACGAAGAGTGGAATTTAAAGATATACTGCGATGACAAGTTATTAAAAGCAGAAGTTAGCGCGAATAATCCGGTAATTGAAGAAAAAAGAGAAGAAATTAGCAGTCTATCAAAAGGAAAGCAATTTTTTGAAAAGAAAAAGCTGGACCAGTTAATTGAAAGAGAGGTTGAAAAAGAAAAGATTGCTGTGAGTGAAGATATCCACTTGCAACTCAAGGGATTTGCTATTGAAGGAATTGTAAAGAAAACCTGGGGCAAGGATGTTACTGGCAGAAAAGATCAAATGACGTGGAATAGTGTTTACCTAGTTTCTAAGACAAAAGTGGAACCATTTTTGGAGCAAATTCAGCAATTTGAAAAGGACATGAAAGAAAAAGGGTGGCAGTTTGAAGCTACAGGGCCATGGCCTGTTTACCATTTTTCCAGCCTTTCATAAGTGGAGATGAGGATATGACAGTACGAGAAACAATTGAAAACAAAGATATAGGATTAATTGATATATTGGATGTCATCCTCGATAAAGGGGTCGCAATCAAGGCGGATTTAATAATTTCCATCGCAGGAGTCGACCTTGTTTATTTAGACCTTCGGGTATTAATTGCTTCTGTTGAATCCCTTGTACAGGCTCAGCAGAAAGGTAAAGCAATTTCTTCCGAACAATTTGACCAACAAAGGGAGGACTTAATCCATGCAACCGGCCAGCCAAGCAAATGGAAAAATTAATTTGGATCCTGATAACGCAGAACATGGATTAGCCCAGCTTGTTTTGACAATCATCGAGCTCCTAAGACAAATCGTTGAAAGGCATGCCATGAGGCGTGTTGAAGGTGGTACGCTGACGGATGATCAAATAGAAGCTTTGGGGGAAGCTTTGATGAATCTTGAAGAAAAAATGGAAGAGTTGAAGGAGATATTTGGCTTGGATGCTGAGGATTTAAATATTGATTTGGGTCCTTTAGGCAGCTTACTTTAAACAAAGCAAGGAGGCTTTCCGAATGGCAGTCGAGCATAATATGCAATCCAGCACAATTGTAGATGTATTAGAAAAAATATTAGATAAAGGTGTAGTGATAGCGGGTGATATTACAGTTGGAATTGCCGATGTAGAACTTTTGACGATAAAAATCCGGCTAATTGTTGCATCTATCGATAAGGCAAAAGAAATTGGTATGGACTGGTGGGAAAGTGATCCTTACTTAAGTTCAAAAGCCAATGAGGGAACGAAAGCCCTGGAGGAAGAAAACAAAAGGCTTCAGGAGCGGCTGGAAGCTTTGGAAAGCAAGCTAT is drawn from Bacillus sp. FJAT-18017 and contains these coding sequences:
- a CDS encoding gas vesicle protein, with translation MTVRETIENKDIGLIDILDVILDKGVAIKADLIISIAGVDLVYLDLRVLIASVESLVQAQQKGKAISSEQFDQQREDLIHATGQPSKWKN
- a CDS encoding GvpL/GvpF family gas vesicle protein, translating into MRAAETMEDLIYLYGLVPTKEITDKPLPPFKDFDGKGEIYPIRINGITAVVCKLDSQTYTEETIKERIDNDMGWLQEKAFHHHETVLNLSKLFTIIPLKFCTLYKSENSLKESIQSNSSRMESTFNLISNNEEWNLKIYCDDKLLKAEVSANNPVIEEKREEISSLSKGKQFFEKKKLDQLIEREVEKEKIAVSEDIHLQLKGFAIEGIVKKTWGKDVTGRKDQMTWNSVYLVSKTKVEPFLEQIQQFEKDMKEKGWQFEATGPWPVYHFSSLS
- a CDS encoding gas vesicle protein K, translated to MQPASQANGKINLDPDNAEHGLAQLVLTIIELLRQIVERHAMRRVEGGTLTDDQIEALGEALMNLEEKMEELKEIFGLDAEDLNIDLGPLGSLL
- the gvpJ gene encoding gas vesicle protein — translated: MAVEHNMQSSTIVDVLEKILDKGVVIAGDITVGIADVELLTIKIRLIVASIDKAKEIGMDWWESDPYLSSKANEGTKALEEENKRLQERLEALESKLSGNRLNSPEFNV